The sequence below is a genomic window from Lolium perenne isolate Kyuss_39 chromosome 4, Kyuss_2.0, whole genome shotgun sequence.
GATGTAAAATTTCACAGTTTTTTTTGTAGGTCAGAACATATTTTTGCAGTAGATAAATAAATCATTCACCACATCCTTTTCCTATATCTGAACAAATCTGTAAAATCGACATTAGAGAAAGTGATGGCTGTGATTAGTATCCCTATTTTTGCATTAGAATACTAGTACTATTCTTGCATTACATTCTGAAGGATCAGTTTACAGAGGCAGAGGCGACTGGTATGGTCATCTCATGGGTTTCGAATTTCGTAAGTGCAAAATTCTGAAGGATCTGTACATTAATAcatactacatgttgtgtttcttGTTCAACAGCACCATGGCATCCTTCCAGTCATATCAAACAGTCCACCGAGGACTCTTCGTCGTTGCCTTCGATTGTTCCTTGAAGAGTGTCTTGTCCTAGTTTGGAAACAGACTTCATGTCCTAGTTTGGGAACTTTGTGGGTTGATAGGGAGGCACTGGAGCTGAAGCGATTAATCGGGCCATCCAATATGCAGTCCTCGGATGTGCAGATTTCAGATTCTGAAGGAAttctaggtccagcccggatggtTCCTACGTTTGGGGCTGTatgcctgcagaaactgaaaattGCGAATCAATGTAGAACTGCGTATATATTGTTGTAAAAATAGATCTGGTGCTTAAAGTAGACCAACAGTGCGAGCTAAATTGGTTACCTGGACCTTCTTCCGGAAGACAAGTCTACACTTCGAAGTCTTTGATGAATCCTATCTTTTGCTTGTCGAACCACATCAGGAAGTCGGTCACTTGATGTGTTGGTTTTCAATCCTGAGCTGAAGAGCATTTTCCTGTGGGTTGAATTATGCTGGCTACCCCGAGTAACTTCATAGCCCTGTGTTTTCTGAGTTGAAAAATGGGAAATCAATATTCTAGCTTATAATGTACTTTACTTAACAACTAGCAGtgcggccctcgcaaatgcgagggcagacTCTTGAATGTATTAGTATTTGTAAGCGAAATAGAAAAAGGTAGAATTCACATAGATCTATAACGATAAATTTAACAAAGACTGTGATTTATGCATGAGAGCAGTTATTACGTAACAGATAAAGTACTCCACATTTCTTTGTTTGTAAATATATTCATTTAGGATCAAAATGTCAAAGGATTGACTTCACGTATATTaatataatgagaataataaaggTAATGTTATGAGAgaaattatatgtatttttacgtATATAATTTTAAAAACTTACAATGTACCCATGAATACTTAAATAGCTTGATGTACCATCCTGCTTTATGTGATCAGCACATATATGTCTATGTTTTATGTAAGTGGCCGAAAATTTCTCATCTGCATGACATGCGTCCATGTTGTTGCTAGTGCTAGCTGTCTGAGAAGGAGCCGGCTTGATCAAGTGCAGCCATGCATGCATCTACCTGATCGGTACATGCAAGGAATTTAGCTTGATCCGGTTCACTCACATCAGCCGCCTGCGGCTGCTTGCAAGGGAGATGGAGGAGCTCGCTTTGTTCATGGGTTGTCGTGCCCAACTAACAAATCTCGCACCCGCAGGGCTAAAGATGACTCACTATAGGGAAACAATGGCCTAAGTGCACATACAGTAACCGTCCAACTGGTCGGACTCTTTCGTTCGGTTCAACTGGTGTCGATCACGTATGTGCCTGTACCGTAACATAGCTATaggaaaaaaaatataaaaatatctGGCCTAAGTGAACCTACAGGAACTggacatgtttttttttttgcgaattaacTGGACATGTTTGTACTATTCAGCAAATGCGTTCCACCGGACTCCTTTGTTTGGTTCAACTGGTGCCTATCGCGTCTGTGCTTGTACCGTAACATATTTTTGTAAGCATACAATTTTTAATTCCACCACTAATATCCAAAGTTAACAGATCAAATATGTAGTACATGTGGAAGCATGTGTTGGCTTGCTTTTTCATCCGTATAATACTTTTAGTATACATTTATGTAGTAACTATTTATACCTAAAAAATATGTTTTTCTCTTGTTCATCTTTTTTGTTGCAAAATAAACAATTCTTTAGACCTCCATATACTTGTTAAGGTATACTTTTGACCACAATTTTGTACATTAATAtgttactacctccatcccaaggcttaaggcctatatttttttagaaagtcaaactatgttaagtttgaccaagtttttatcaaaaatcattaaaatgtaaaatagaaaattaatattgttagatagataatgaaatatattttcatgtgctatcttcaaaatatcatatttgttgatagattattctgaaaatttggtcaaacttaacttgctttgacttttccaaaaaaaaataagccttaagacttgggatggaggtagtatgtttctaagaaaatatgaaaaatgaaaCCTTGCAAAAAATAGGTAACTCACATTAAAATTACCAGTTACATATAAAATTCGCCATTTTAATTTTACAAACCAATGATCAACATAATATAAAGTTTTGGTTCAACGCGACGCTATCTTATGTAGTTTTCTTTAATCGTCCTTCAGAAATTTCAAATATTTATTATTATAATCATCTGCAAAGCTTATGATTGTGATAGTAATTTGCCGATCCGGCATAGTCTGACACGAACCTAGATTGTCGAAGACCATCGATAATACATCTGGCGACCCTAGGTCGTCCCAACATTTCCATTGTCTTCCCAAGGATTGTCGTAGTTGAAGTTATCAGAGGGATCAAATATTGCGGGTGTATATGTGACGTGGAGCTTTTCCTTTTTTTAACgggtgtttttttgaattttaatttAAAAGATAGGAAGTTAGAGTCCTACAGAAATATGTGTTCCATTGCTTTCCTTTTTCATATTTCCTACCAAATATAGTGTCAGATCGAATTGCTCATCTACGTGAAATTGATCGTGTGCCGGGACAGATTGCGCAGTTACGTAAATATCAATCGCTTGTTAAATCTTAACCATGAATTATAGATTTTACTATTTAAATAATTTAATTGATGTGGCTTACCGTGACATCTGTATATTTCTTTTAGTATATAAAACAGAGCAATTACGTATTGTCACAGTCTATATGTTGAAACTTTTTCTAAACTACCCATATCCTTTGCCACCTCCTTTTCACGTAGGTTTTCTTTCCAGCTATGACGTTCCAACACAAGTAGCTATCGGCTTGGTTTGCaggtccaaaaataaaataaaaagtagTCTTAGGCTGATTTTGTAAACTGACGTAGCTAAGTAggggtttttttttttgcaagcaGCAATGACGTTCCGCACAATATTGCTAGTTTTCTAGATAGATATGTTTTTTAATGACGCCAGCATTTACAATTTTCCATAACTCATATTGCTTTATTAAAGCAGTCCATGTCACGTACGTTTGTGAGATCTGATTTTCTTTCGTGTCAAATATGTGTCAAACATGTTACGTAACTACTATTTCTTCATAAAATCTGAGCCATATATTTTAGATCTAACTATCAAAATTAATtaagatgatgtggattaacctggTGTCTCCGTTAAAACTTCTTATTttacttttagtatataatagatacttCACAAAAGTTGGTACGCTAGGCAAACTGAATCTGGAAGACATTTACATTTTTGTGCTGCATCTTGTATGGAAGACGTTCGTTTAAACAAATTTTTTCCCCAAAATTTAGATGCAAAAGCGAGAAACTATTTAGCAATTTCAGAGTGATAAATGACTAAGAGTGCTGTTCAAAATCTGTCGAACCCTGTGGGTTTTCATGACTAACATAAAAAGCATTTACGGAGAATATATAAGTAAAAAAAAATCTCATGGAAGCAGGTTGTACATATTTTGCAGCTACTTGCATTCTAGTTGTCAAATGCTCAAAGCTTCGCACACACTCATGAACTCTGAAATAGTCAAAATGTGTAGCCAAACTAAATGCAAAATTATTTTACATAAATGTAACGTAAGACACCCTCACAAGGCATTTGCTATCAGTTTGAATGAAACATCGATTTGACACTGTTTCTTTCCTTGAAAATTATGATTGAACTAATCAACTCGATGTCAGCAAAAACAAATTCTTGGGTAGCTCTTTACCAAAATGTAAAATGACAGAGGTAGAGGCGACTGTATATGGTCATCTCACCGGCTTGTGGTGCGCCGAGCGAAGGGGGTGAACCCGGCTGGCTGTCAGGATCCGATGGATCTGACCGGAAGAGGATCATCAAGCATAGGAATTTGAGGAGAATTCGAGATAAATTGCTAGAACTAAATGAAAGGTAAATTACAGAATAAGATAAAATTAGGGTtcatatttcttggttgattgCAACATGATACAAGGGTAGGCTTATATAGACCTAACCAACTAAAACATGACAACATAGGTGGAATTCCGATACTGCCCTTACAGTTATTAGCCCACTAGTACTCATACACATACTATCCCCCCCCCCTAGACCATTGCTCATCAATGGACAAGTTTCATTGTCAATTCATCCATCAGAATTTGTTCATCACACCAGGGAGGCAGGAATGTAATGGAGATGATATCCATTTTCCAGATCTGAATATATTTTAGTGAAAGTAGCAGAAACTTCTTGGCATTGTAATTCTCATGGACACCTTTCTAGTTGATGAACTTGTCTTCACTGCAAGAAGTGTTGCTCATTGGTAATTGACATTTTAAATCATTGAGTAGTGGCCTGTGTCCAAACGGCTGTGATTTCCAGGAATCCATACACGTAATAGGAAATTGCAATTCCAGGGTCCCACTGTAGTTTGGCCGTTTCAAATGAAGGTGACCAGCAACGCAAAACAGTGACCATATGTCTTACCCATTTAGAAGCATTAATGCTTGTAGTCTGAGGCATGTATGCGAGTTGTCTATCTCTGAACTCACTCACATTCTTGTGcatcttaaccactacaaatgcgCATGTAGAACATGGATGAGCTAGGACAAGTACAACTATTGCAGTTATTTCAATAGCAGTATATGAGTGCAGATTTTCAGGAGCTCCAGGATCCCATAGTAATTTTGTTGCTAGTCTGATTGAGAAAGTCCACAAACATCTCATCCGACAATATTCAGTTTTCAGCACACTGTTGCAGTAGAAGTGACACAGGTAATTACCTTCTACAAGAGCTCAGGGGCGGGGAATTCGCGGCTCAGGGAGTCGTCAGTGGGCTCcaccggcagcggcggcggcgctggaagtAGAAGAGCTTGGCGGTGATCGGCATTCAGCCTCGGAGAGAAAGAAGAGCAACGACCATCCCCTATCCTTCTGCAGACTATGTATTGTATTGTTTCTGTTCAGCAGCACCCGCCGGCCGGCGTGTGTGTGCTGTGTCTGGCCATCGTCGCCTCCGCTCCTTCCGCGTCGTCTATAGCTCAGTTTGCGCTTGTCCGTGGTAGGATTCGGATGCAGAGCGCATATCCAAGGGAGCCCCCATACAATACTCATTTGTTTTTCCCTATGTTTCAAAAACTGGTCCAAagcctctcttttttttttttacttagaAAGTTCAGGACTTCTTTGTTCACTTAAACAAATCATTACAAAGGGTGCCACAGATACATTTCAGGACATCATTAAGGGAAAGAGGGAACAACCAAATGTTCAACTCGACGAACGATATGTGCTAAATTATTTAGCAAAAGACGAATGGGACAACAAGTCACATATCATAAAGAACAAGCCAGGGCTTTGATATCCTCTATAAACCAATATGATGTTGTTCAGTCTTTTGTCTCGAGCAAATGTCAATGTACACTTCACATGAAGTGCTTCCCCAAACCACCGCCTCCTCGCGGCCGACAAGGAAAGCCACCAACACCGGCAAGCGCCTCCTACCACCAGATTGACTCCGCCTTCACCTTGTGAGGCAGCCTCCCTAGATGCTTGAGCTCTCCGGGTGACCTACGAAGTAGCGAGAATGTCACCGCTTGACGAGGCCGCCCCCTAGATGCATGAGCTCTCCGCGTGGGCTGCGAAGCAACGAGAACCTCACAGCTACCTTCCTCAGTGGCCATGCGCGGGCTTCCCGACAGTCACCTCCGGAAGTGCCGAGGGAGAAGGAAAGGAAGGGGAGGCGCTAGGGTGTGTCGCCCCAGAGCGGAGAGACGCAGGGGCGAGCTAAACGTTTTCGGGTTCCCATTTTGAACGCTCTCCCTTTGTTTCTTTTGGGTTTCATATCTAGCTTGTCCTAACTTAGGAATTCTTTTGATGATGTTGTTGTTTGTGTAATATTTTGCATGTTTATGGATACATCAACAATTATTTATTTCATATTTTGTTTTAAAATTCAGAAATATGATTTCTAATTTTAATTAAAATAACAAGATCAGTGGAGCTCGAGCCAAAAATCTCCAATGCGTAGAGTTCGACTATTTTTTACTCTCGTTCTTTCTATCCCTCAAGATTTAGTCAAAACCCGGACCGGGTCGAGCTTCGGACCGGTCTAAAAATTCCCGAAGCTTAAATATAGGCCAGTTTGGCCTGGCCAGACCATAAGGACTAGAAATCAAGCCCGACCCATTCCAAAGCATGGAAAAGCCCGGTCCAGCCTGGCTCTTGTCTAAATCACATATTTTGTAGGCCCAAACCTAAACTGACCCAACGTTTGGCTCAAGATTCAGGCCCGAGCCCCGCCTAACATACATGCCCTGATGCCTGGCCCCGCCCAGAACCTTTAGGCCGGGCCGGGCTGCGCATACCGAGCTATCCTTATGATTGAGTAGCTGCACCAAGCAACTAGTTCGATCGAGGGGGAGTGCCTATTGTGCGCTTTAAGCGGACCAAACAATTGGCTCTGCACAACCCTGGCTACGATGGGCTGTCCCACATCAGCTGGGCAGATGTTTTCCAATTTCTTCATTCGCACGTGTACTCAATTTGTTGTAATTTCCCTCTCGCAGTAGAGAATAGTGGCGCGCGTATATGTTCCAATTTTTGCTGGCCCATTTTTGTTTCGGTGTTTCCTCGTGTGCACACTAGAATAAGGCCCCAGAACTTATGTTCATAAAAAAAATAGAttttaaaaatattcaaatttaaaaattgttAGAATCTGAAAAATGTTTGAACTTCCCAATTTGAATCCAGAAGATGTTTAGATCTAAAAATTGTTCGAACCTGAAAAATGTTTGAATTTAAAAAATTTCCGAATCTGAAAACgtttaaatttaaaaaatatttaaatctaaaaatgttcaaatctgaaaattttCGGATTTAAAAAATGTACCAATCTGATTTTTTTCTTTAAAATCAAATCTAAAATTAGTTGGATCTGAAAAATGTTCGAATTTCAAAAACATTCAAAGTTCGAAAGAAGTTCTGATTTAATTTTTTTAGAGAAACTTGAGAATTTCATGTATGatagaaattcaaaaaaaactgaCTGGCAAAATCGAAATAACCGCCAAAAAACCAGGAAAATCGAAGAAGAATCTGAAGAAAACTGGAAAAACCAGACACTGCCTAGAATTAGTCCGCCCTGTGCGGAGCGCCGGATAGCTCCCGCTGTGAGTGGAGAATAGGAATCCCCCACGATCGAGCAGGCCACCTCCCCTCGTCTCGTCTCCCTTGCTCGAGCAAATCAAATCAAATCGAGCTGCTATAGGCAACCTCCGCACTCCCGTGCTCCTTTTTCCCCCCAAAATCACAAGCGTCACGGGGTGGCAGAACAAGGTTGCGGCGACGCAGTAAAGGAAGAAGAGCACAACCCTAGCCCAGGTTCGTGACTTGCCTACTCCTCCCCACTCCCCAGGTTCCTACGCGGAGGAATTTGGTGATtctccgttttttttttttttgagatggtgATACTCCGTTTTTAACTTGTGCTTTGGACCTTTGGCGCCTGGTTTGGGTTGGAGTGCCTTTTTTGCCCAAAGTCATGCACGCAGTTTCGATTTGGTGTCCCAGATAGCTACCGGATGGGACTTGCTCTAATACACTAATCCATCGGTTTATATTTAGGAACAGACTGATAGTGATCCCAAGACATTTGCGTATATGAATTGAATTAAATAGAACACGGCAGACAATGAAGCTCTTTTACACAACGAAAGTAGAAGAACTGGAGACCCTTGATGATAGCATACAAGAGCAGAGCTTACTCCCTCGATATGACATGACATGAAGTTGCCCAAAAGATACTATCAATAGTCTAACACAccttattcgcaaaaaaaaaagtctAACACGCCTGGCATGTTAAACTACATATATCATCTACTTTAGCTGGACATAGAGCTTATCACAGATTTGATGTCATTGGCAATATTCTTGGCGTCCGCGGCAATACCAGCCAACCCTCTCCTCGCCAACCCAGCACAGTAGAGCCTATTTTCACCTTTCCAATGATTCGGATATTCTTTGGTTGGCAGCCCATTGTCATTTAACATCCCCTCACCATTCTGCACTCATAAATAAGATGTAATTTGGTTAGGAGTTTAACAATTGTTGCAGCAGAAAGAATATAACTTAGGCATATTCAAAAACTATGTGAGTACCTTAAGCCACATATTTGCTGTGCTCTTGTATCCAGttgcaaacacaattgcatcaaatgaTATTTCATCTCCTCTTTGAAATTTAACTATATTTCCCATGATCTCACTAATGCTTCCTTGAACCTACACATTGGTAAAGAAAATATTAATACAATGGCATAGTAAATCTACATATGGTATATGTAAAGGTTTATACTTACTTGGATGATGCCCTTTTTTATCAAACCAACGGTGCCGACATCAATCACAGCGGATCGGCCGGTTTTTGACTTGAGCATCATTGGACCCATGTTTGGCATTGTGATGCCATGCCTTGATAAGTCTCCAAACATGAATTTTGCCCCCATAACAAGGAGTTTATCCACTAGATTCAGCGGAAGATGGTGGGCTAGTGTCATCCCCAACCGGATTAGCTCCTTTGTCATTACATGAATCTGCATCCACAAAATTTGTGACACATCTTTAGCAGCATACAAGATAAATTAAAATATCATTCTACTGGTAGTTATACTAAGAAATTGTATCCCATtaccaaataaaaatatatagTGCACATACCGGGCTTCTTACAACAATTGAAGTATTGACACCATGGGTCGCAAGGTCGTAAGCGATTTCCATCCCGGAGTTGCCAGATCCAATGACCAGCACACTCTTACCGGAGAAGCTCTTGCCTGCCTTGTATCTTGATGAGTGGATGGTCTCACCCGGAAAATTTTGAAGTCCAGGGATCACCGGAATATTCTCTGCACTATTTTCACCACTTGCTACAACAAGAAACTTTGCTGTGAAATTTATTCTTTTGCACTCTGCCATGTCGTGAGCCACGATGGACCAAACTTTTTTCTCACTGTC
It includes:
- the LOC127347172 gene encoding probable indole-3-pyruvate monooxygenase YUCCA10, with translation MENVVVLIVGAGPAGLATAACLTQLSIPYVIVEREDCSASLWRNRAYDRLKLHLAKEFCELPHMSYPADAPTYIPKALFVKYIDDYIECFNIQPKYLTSVESSTYDSEKKVWSIVAHDMAECKRINFTAKFLVVASGENSAENIPVIPGLQNFPGETIHSSRYKAGKSFSGKSVLVIGSGNSGMEIAYDLATHGVNTSIVVRSPIHVMTKELIRLGMTLAHHLPLNLVDKLLVMGAKFMFGDLSRHGITMPNMGPMMLKSKTGRSAVIDVGTVGLIKKGIIQVQGSISEIMGNIVKFQRGDEISFDAIVFATGYKSTANMWLKNGEGMLNDNGLPTKEYPNHWKGENRLYCAGLARRGLAGIAADAKNIANDIKSVISSMSS